A genomic window from Pecten maximus chromosome 4, xPecMax1.1, whole genome shotgun sequence includes:
- the LOC117326394 gene encoding potassium voltage-gated channel subfamily C member 3-like, which yields MVYRDPDVVIPGKNGELHVPLEVCGAVVKRELDYWHVNQYCIKSCCWRHYRSYIENKAILDSFNRSLEKERVNININEYEGWRRFQMKVWLILEHPRTSRTAMVYGVVSLLFVVVSILGFCLESLPMLKKPLKNITFNGNATGGCEGSATQVMTQNEALNILDIICTVYFTIELAIRFCFAPEKMKFVRSMMNIIDLLALVPLYMQLVFNTDTLQSCYVNERLVIEIMFLLRIVRMFRIMHLVKHYQALKILVYALKASVQELLMLAIFLLIGMLVFASMIYYAERKDAVQPSDTFNTIPMGFWWALITMTTVGYGDVFPTRPIGYCVGAACAVSGVLMIALTIPVISNNFTLFYTHVRSRGTKEEERDRYRNSMSTCVNNPFREDTATVNSEEDGYGTISLLEEKRKSSESVIDTYMNGHAALKHFPGRKSPKYKHFKKIPEATSLNDMIIRNSDFDISGPESDKARSDDGVAYAGETLL from the exons ATGGTTTATCGTGACCCGGATGTAGTTATACCTGGGAAAAACG GAGAATTACACGTCCCGTTAGAAGTATGTGGTGCCGTGGTGAAGCGAGAGTTGGACTACTGGCACGTCAACCAGTACTGTATCAAATCGTGTTGCTGGCGACACTACCGTTCCTACATCGAAAACAAAGCCATCCTCGACTCCTTCAACCGTAGTCTGGAGAAAGAGCGAgtcaatatcaacatcaatgaaTACGAAGGATGGAGGCGGTTTCAGATGAAAGTTTGGCTGATTCTGGAACATCCACGGACGTCACGCACTGCCATG GTATATGGCGTAGTGTCTCTATTGTTTGTCGTGGTCTCCATCCTTGGTTTTTGCCTGGAGTCACTTCCAATGTTAAAGAAGCCTTTAAAAAACATCACCTTTAACGGAAATGCTACAGGGGGATGTGAGGGGTCTGCTACGCAAGTTATGACTCAAAACGAGGctctcaatatccttgataTTATCTGTACTGTTTATTTTACAATCGAACTAGCAATCAGATTCTGCTTTGCCCCAGAGAAAATGAAATTTGTTCGTTCTATGATGAATATCATCGACCTGTTAGCTTTAGTTCCGTTGTATATGCAACTTGTCTTCAATACAGACACTTTACAATCGTGTTATGTGAACGAAAGACTCGTGATTGAAATCATGTTCTTGTTAAGAATTGTAAGAATGTTTAGAATAATGCATCTTGTGAAACACTACCAAGCGCTGAAGATATTGGTGTATGCTCTCAAGGCCAGTGTCCAGGAGTTGCTCATGCTGGCTATATTCCTCCTCATCGGCATGCTTGTATTTGCATCCATGATTTATTATGCAGAACGAAAGGACGCCGTTCAACCAAGCGATACTTTCAACACCATCCCAATGGGATTCTGGTGGGCACTCATTACCATGACTACGGTAGGATATGGTGATGTGTTCCCAACCCGACCAATCGGGTATTGTGTAGGGGCCGCTTGTGCTGTCAGTGGAGTATTGATGATAGCACTTACCATTCCTGTTATATCAAACAACTTCACACTCTTTTACACGCATGTGCGATCACGTGGGACAAAGGAGGAGGAGCGTGACAGATATAGAAATAGCATGAGCACGTGCGTCAATAACCCGTTTAGAGAGGATACAGCAACTGTGAATTCGGAGGAGGACGGATACGGGACCATCTCATTGTTGGAGGAAAAGAGGAAATCGTCTGAATCGGTTATAGACACATATATGAACGGTCATGCAGCACTTAAGCACTTTCCTGGCAGAAAATCACCCAAATACAAGCACTTCAAAAAAATTCCCGAAGCTACGTCATTGAACGATATGATCATTCGTAATTCGGATTTTGACATCAGCGGACCAGAGAGTGATAAAGCTAGGTCCGACGATGGGGTCGCTTACGCTGGAGAGACTTTATTGTGA
- the LOC117326393 gene encoding potassium voltage-gated channel subfamily C member 3-like, with translation MNYNASLCVITGELHVPLEVCGAVVKRELDYWQVNQYCIKSCCWRHYRSYIENKAILDSFNRSLEKERVQININEYEGWRRLQMKVWLILEHPRTSRIAMVYGVVSLLFVVVSILGFCLESLPMLKKPLKNTTFNGNATGGCEDSTTQVMTQNEALNILDIICTVYFTIELAIRFCFAPEKMQFVRSMMNIIDLLALVPLYMQLVFNTDTLQSCYVNERLVIEIMFLLRIVRMFRIMHLVKHYQALKILVYALKASVQELLMLAIFLLIGMLVFASMIYYAERKNAVQPSDTFNTIPMGFWWALITMTTVGYGDMFPTQPIGYCVGAACAISGVLMEALTFPVISNNFTLFYTHVRSRGTKEEERDRYRNSMSTCVNNPFREDTATVNSEEDGYGTISLLEEKRKSSESVIDSYMNGHAALKHFPGRKSQKYKHFKKIPEATSMNDIIIRNSDFDISGPDSDKARSDDGVAYAGETLL, from the exons ATGAATTATAATGCATCATTATGTGTCATAACAGGAGAACTACACGTCCCGTTAGAAGTGTGTGGTGCCGTGGTGAAGCGAGAGTTGGACTACTGGCAGGTGAACCAGTACTGTATCAAATCGTGTTGCTGGCGACACTACCGTTCCTACATCGAGAACAAAGCCATCCTTGACTCCTTCAACCGTAGTCTGGAGAAAGAGCGAGTCCAAATCAACATCAATGAATACGAAGGATGGAGGCGGCTTCAGATGAAAGTTTGGCTTATTCTGGAACATCCACGGACGTCACGCATTGCCATG GTATATGGCGTAGTGTCTCTATTGTTTGTCGTGGTCTCCATCCTTGGTTTTTGCCTGGAGTCACTTCCAATGTTAAAGAAGCCTTTAAAAAACACCACCTTTAACGGAAATGCTACCGGGGGATGTGAGGACTCTACTACGCAAGTTATGACTCAAAACGAGGctctcaatatccttgataTTATATGTACTGTCTATTTTACAATCGAACTAGCAATCAGATTCTGCTTTGCCCCAGAGAAAATGCAATTTGTTCGCTCTATGATGAATATCATCGACCTGTTAGCTTTAGTTCCGTTGTATATGCAACTTGTCTTTAATACAGACACTTTACAATCGTGTTATGTGAACGAACGACTCGTGATTGAAATCATGTTCTTATTAAGAATTGTAAGAATGTTTAGAATAATGCATCTCGTGAAACACTACCAAGCGCTGAAGATATTGGTGTATGCTCTCAAGGCCAGTGTCCAGGAGTTGCTCATGCTGGCTATATTCCTCCTCATCGGCATGCTTGTATTTGCATCCATGATTTACTATGCAGAGCGAAAGAACGCCGTTCAACCAAGCGATACTTTCAACACCATCCCAATGGGATTCTGGTGGGCACTCATTACCATGACTACGGTAGGATATGGTGATATGTTTCCAACCCAACCAATCGGGTATTGTGTAGGGGCCGCTTGCGCTATCAGTGGAGTATTGATGGAAGCACTTACCTTTCCTGTTATATCAAACAACTTCACACTCTTTTACACGCATGTGCGATCACGTGGGACAAAGGAGGAGGAGCGTGACAGATACAGAAATAGCATGAGCACGTGCGTCAATAACCCGTTTAGAGAGGATACAGCAACTGTGAATTCGGAGGAGGACGGATACGGGACCATCTCATTGTTGGAGGAAAAGAGGAAATCGTCTGAATCGGTTATAGACTCATATATGAACGGTCATGCAGCACTTAAGCACTTTCCTGGcagaaaatcacaaaaatataaGCACTTCAAAAAAATTCCCGAAGCTACGTCAATGAACGACATCATCATTCGTAATTCGGATTTTGACATCAGCGGACCAGACAGTGATAAAGCGAGGTCCGACGATGGGGTCGCTTATGCTGGAGAGACTTTATTGTAA